CGATAAATGGAATAGAAGTAAGTAATATTCTCGATATTATTATTGACTTACATACCTATATTCTAATTTCTTCTTCTAGCTATGAAGATGAGATTTTTGAAGAGTTAACATGCACGATACCAACGCATCAAATAATTAAAATATACGGTTAGGGCTATAAGAGGTGCATATATTGAAAACAGCATTTATTACTGGAATTACAGGACAAGATGGAATTTATTTAACAAGGCTACTAATGGATAAAAATTATACTATCCACGGTTTAGTACGTAAGCTACCAAATAATGAGCTTATTACAATGCATCCATTTTTAAAGAATGTAAAGTTTTATACAGGTGATATTACAGATACTGCGACGGTTTTTAAATTAATTGCTGAAATACAGCCAGATGAAATCTATAATTTAGCTGCAATGTCACATGTGAAAGCTTCCTTTAATAATCCATTATATACAGCAGATGCAGATGCACTAGGTATCGTAAGGATTTTAGAAGCAGTAAAAACATTAAAACTACATCAAAAAACAAAAATATATCAAGCATTATCGAGTGAGTTGTTCGGTAAATGTGAGTTTTCTCCGCAAAATGAGAAAACACCATTTAATCCGCAAAATCCTTATGCAATTGCAAAATTGTACTCTTATTGGATGTCTAAAAATTATCGAGATGCTTATGGCATGTTTATTGCGAACGGTATTTTATATAATCATGAATCCCCAATAAGGGGAGAGGATTATGTTACAAGAAAAATAACTTTATCTGTAGCGAAAATCAAGCACGGTATACAGGATACTATATATTTAGGTAACTTGGATGTAATGAGAGATTGGGGATTCGCAGGTGACTATGTCGAGGCTATGTGGAAAATGCTTCAGCTAGAGCATCCAGAGGATTTTGTTATTGCAACGGGAATTATACATAGCGTGCGCCAATTTGTGGAACAATCATTCCAACAGGTAGGTATTACAATTGAATGGCATGGAACAGGCATTAAAGAAATAGGTATCGATAAAAATACTGGAACGACATTAGTAAAAATAGACCCTCAATTTTTCAGACCAATCGATGTAGATATTTTAGTAGGGGATGCAACTAAGGCAGAGAGAATTCTTGACTGGACACCTAAAACAGCATTTTCAGAGCTGATTAAAATTATGGTAGAATCCGATTTACAATATATAAAAAAATTAAAGTGAGGTTTTATATACATGAAAAAAGCACTTATAACAGGTATCACCGGACAAGATGGTGCTTATTTAACTAAGCTATTGCTAGAAAAGGGCTATGAGGTTCATGGTCTTGTACGTCGCTCATCGATTGAACGTTATTATCGCATTGAAGCTTATTTAAGCGATGTAATATTGCATTATGGGGATATGACTGATTCCACGAACTTAATTCGTATCATTGCTGAAGTACAACCTGATGAGATTTATAATCTAGCAGCTATGAGTCATGTGAAGGTATCATTCGATACTCCAGAATATACAGCAAATGCTGATGGATTAGGGACCCTTCGTTTACTTGAGTCGCTTCGCATACTTGGATTTGAAAATAAAACTAAAATATACCAAGCATCAACAAGCGAATTATATGGAAAAGTCCAAGATACTCCGCAATCAGAAATAACACCATTTTATCCACGTAGTCCATATGCAGCGGCGAAAATTTATGCGTATTGGATTACGGTAAACTATCGAGAAGCTTATAATA
Above is a genomic segment from Lysinibacillus sp. PLM2 containing:
- the gmd_1 gene encoding GDP-mannose 4,6-dehydratase, coding for MKTAFITGITGQDGIYLTRLLMDKNYTIHGLVRKLPNNELITMHPFLKNVKFYTGDITDTATVFKLIAEIQPDEIYNLAAMSHVKASFNNPLYTADADALGIVRILEAVKTLKLHQKTKIYQALSSELFGKCEFSPQNEKTPFNPQNPYAIAKLYSYWMSKNYRDAYGMFIANGILYNHESPIRGEDYVTRKITLSVAKIKHGIQDTIYLGNLDVMRDWGFAGDYVEAMWKMLQLEHPEDFVIATGIIHSVRQFVEQSFQQVGITIEWHGTGIKEIGIDKNTGTTLVKIDPQFFRPIDVDILVGDATKAERILDWTPKTAFSELIKIMVESDLQYIKKLK